Proteins encoded together in one Columba livia isolate bColLiv1 breed racing homer chromosome 3, bColLiv1.pat.W.v2, whole genome shotgun sequence window:
- the PRDM1 gene encoding PR domain zinc finger protein 1 isoform X5: MEEIYSGGELHHFIDGFNEDKSNWMRYVNPGYSVQEQNLAACQNGMNIYFYTIKPIPANQELLVWYCRDFAERLHYPSSRELTMMNLTQTHVNPKQHSADKDELCQKSIPKKEHSVKEILKMESNPPKGKDFFQTNISPVTPEKDLDDLRKNYSPERCFFPRVVYPIRPHIPEDYLKASLAYGMDRPSYITHSPIQTSTTPSPSGRSSPDQSLKSSSPHSSPGVTVSPLAPTSQEHREPYSYLNGSYGSEGLGSYPGYAPPGHLPPAFLPSYSPHYPKFLLPPFNMSCNNLSALNNINGINNFNLFPRMYPLYGNLLSGGSLSHHMLTPTTLPSSLPSEGGRRVLQPDHPRDFLIPAPNSAFSITGAAASMKDKPCSPTSGSPTAGTAASSEHIMQPKPTSVVLAATGGEEAMNLIKSKRNVTGYKTLPYPLKKQNGKIKYECNVCSKTFGQLSNLKVHLRVHSGERPFKCQTCNKGFTQLAHLQKHYLVHTGEKPHECQVCHKRFSSTSNLKTHLRLHSGEKPYQCKLCPAKFTQFVHLKLHKRLHTRERPHKCIHCHKSYIHLCSLQVHLKGNCPVAPASGLSMEDLNRINEEIEKFDISDNADKLEEVEDNIDLTSIVEKDILTVLRREMEGANLKASLQRNLGNGLLSSGCNLYESSDMSIMKLPHGHPLPLLPVKVKKETVEPMDP, from the exons ATGGAAGAG ATCTATTCAGGTGGTGAGCTCCACCACTTCATTGATGGATTTAACGAGGACAAGAGCAACTGGATGCGTTATGTAAACCCGGGCTACTCCGTTCAGGAACAGAACTTGGCTGCTTGTCAGAATGGAATGAACATCTACTTCTACACCATCAAGCCCATCCCCGCCAACCAAGAGTTGCTTGTGTGGTATTGCCGAGACTTTGCAGAGAGGCTGCACTATCCCTCGTCCAGAGAGCTGACAATGATGAACCTCA CACAAACCCACGTTAATCCAAAGCAGCACAGTGCTGATAAAGATGAGCTCTGTCAGAAAAGCATCCCAAAGAAGGAGCACAGTGTGAAAGAAATCCTGAAAATGGAGTCCAATCCTCCAAAAGGAAAAGACTTCTTTCAGACCAACATTTCACCAGTTACTCCAGAAAAAGACTTGGATGATTTGCGTAAGAACTATAGCCCGGAGAGGTGTTTCTTCCCTCGAGTTGTGTACCCGATCCGACCTCACATACCAGAAGACTATCTGAAAGCTTCCTTAGCATACGGGATGGACAGACCCAGCTACATTACTCACTCGCCCATCCAGACGTCTACGACGCCGAGTCCTTCCGGGAGGAGCAGCCCAGACCAAAGCTTAAAAAGTTCAAGCCCTCACAGCAGTCCAGGGGTCACGGTTTCACCTCTGGCACCTACTTCCCAAGAGCACAGAGAGCCGTACTCTTACTTGAATGGATCGTATGGCTCAGAAGGATTGGGGTCTTATCCTGGATATGCACCCCCTGGCCACCTCCCACCTGCCTTTCTACCGTCCTATAGCCCCCACTACCCCAAATTCCTGTTACCTCCGTTCAACATGAGCTGTAACAACCTGAGTGCTTTGAACAATATCAATGGCATCAACAATTTCAATCTCTTCCCAAGGATGTATCCTCTTTACGGCAACCTGCTCAGCGGGGGCAGCCTTTCCCACCACATGTTGACCCCCACCACGCTCCCCAGTTCGTTGCCCAGTGAAGGAGGCCGTCGAGTGCTGCAGCCTGATCATCCAAGAGACTTCCTCATACCCGCCCCCAACAGTGCCTTCTCCATCACGGGCGCTGCTGCCAGCATGAAGGAcaagccctgcagccccaccaGCGGCTCCCCCACAGCTGGTACAGCAGCCAGTTCAGAACACATAATGCAACCTAAACCTACCTCAGTGGTGTTGGCTGCCACCGGCGGTGAAGAAGCCATGAATCTCATTAAAAGTAAGAGGAATGTGACTGGTTACAAAACCCTCCCGTACCCGCTGAAGAAGCAGAACGGGAAGATCAAGTACGAATGCAACGTTTGCTCCAAGACCTTTGGCCAGCTCTCCAATCTGAAG GTGCACCTCCGAGTACACAGCGGAGAGAGACCGTTCAAATGCCAGACTTGCAACAAAGGCTTCACGCAGCTGGCTCACCTCCAGAAGCACTATCTGGTACACACGGGAGAAAAACCCCACGAGTGTCAG GTTTGTCACAAGCGATTCAGCAGCACCAGCAATCTCAAAACCCACCTGCGGCTCCACTCTGGAGAGAAGCCTTACCAGTGCAAGCTCTGCCCGGCCAAATTCACCCAGTTCGTGCACCTGAAGCTGCACAAGCGTCTCCACACTCGGGAGCGTCCCCATAAATGCATCCACTGCCACAAGAGCTACATTCACCTCTGCAGCCTCCAAGTCCACCTGAAGGGCAACTGCCCCGTTGCCCCTGCCTCCGGGCTCTCCATGGAGGACCTGAACCGAATCAACGAGGAGATCGAGAAGTTCGACATCAGTGACAATGCCGACAAGTTGGAAGAAGTGGAGGACAATATCGACTTGACATCGATTGTGGAGAAGGATATACTGACCGTGCTCAGGAGGGAAATGGAAGGAGCAAACCTGAAAGCATCCCTGCAGAGGAACCTGGGAAACGGACTTCTCTCCTCAGGATGCAACCTTTACGAGTCGTCAGATATGTCCATTATGAAGTTGCCTCATGGTCACCCACTACCTCTGTTACCTGTAAAGGtcaagaaagaaacagttgAACCAATGGACCCTTAA
- the PRDM1 gene encoding PR domain zinc finger protein 1 isoform X4: MPLYAGERIVTGVISKEYIPKGTRFGPLVGEIYTSDTVPKNANRKYFWRIYSGGELHHFIDGFNEDKSNWMRYVNPGYSVQEQNLAACQNGMNIYFYTIKPIPANQELLVWYCRDFAERLHYPSSRELTMMNLTQTHVNPKQHSADKDELCQKSIPKKEHSVKEILKMESNPPKGKDFFQTNISPVTPEKDLDDLRKNYSPERCFFPRVVYPIRPHIPEDYLKASLAYGMDRPSYITHSPIQTSTTPSPSGRSSPDQSLKSSSPHSSPGVTVSPLAPTSQEHREPYSYLNGSYGSEGLGSYPGYAPPGHLPPAFLPSYSPHYPKFLLPPFNMSCNNLSALNNINGINNFNLFPRMYPLYGNLLSGGSLSHHMLTPTTLPSSLPSEGGRRVLQPDHPRDFLIPAPNSAFSITGAAASMKDKPCSPTSGSPTAGTAASSEHIMQPKPTSVVLAATGGEEAMNLIKSKRNVTGYKTLPYPLKKQNGKIKYECNVCSKTFGQLSNLKVHLRVHSGERPFKCQTCNKGFTQLAHLQKHYLVHTGEKPHECQVCHKRFSSTSNLKTHLRLHSGEKPYQCKLCPAKFTQFVHLKLHKRLHTRERPHKCIHCHKSYIHLCSLQVHLKGNCPVAPASGLSMEDLNRINEEIEKFDISDNADKLEEVEDNIDLTSIVEKDILTVLRREMEGANLKASLQRNLGNGLLSSGCNLYESSDMSIMKLPHGHPLPLLPVKVKKETVEPMDP, translated from the exons ATCTATTCAGGTGGTGAGCTCCACCACTTCATTGATGGATTTAACGAGGACAAGAGCAACTGGATGCGTTATGTAAACCCGGGCTACTCCGTTCAGGAACAGAACTTGGCTGCTTGTCAGAATGGAATGAACATCTACTTCTACACCATCAAGCCCATCCCCGCCAACCAAGAGTTGCTTGTGTGGTATTGCCGAGACTTTGCAGAGAGGCTGCACTATCCCTCGTCCAGAGAGCTGACAATGATGAACCTCA CACAAACCCACGTTAATCCAAAGCAGCACAGTGCTGATAAAGATGAGCTCTGTCAGAAAAGCATCCCAAAGAAGGAGCACAGTGTGAAAGAAATCCTGAAAATGGAGTCCAATCCTCCAAAAGGAAAAGACTTCTTTCAGACCAACATTTCACCAGTTACTCCAGAAAAAGACTTGGATGATTTGCGTAAGAACTATAGCCCGGAGAGGTGTTTCTTCCCTCGAGTTGTGTACCCGATCCGACCTCACATACCAGAAGACTATCTGAAAGCTTCCTTAGCATACGGGATGGACAGACCCAGCTACATTACTCACTCGCCCATCCAGACGTCTACGACGCCGAGTCCTTCCGGGAGGAGCAGCCCAGACCAAAGCTTAAAAAGTTCAAGCCCTCACAGCAGTCCAGGGGTCACGGTTTCACCTCTGGCACCTACTTCCCAAGAGCACAGAGAGCCGTACTCTTACTTGAATGGATCGTATGGCTCAGAAGGATTGGGGTCTTATCCTGGATATGCACCCCCTGGCCACCTCCCACCTGCCTTTCTACCGTCCTATAGCCCCCACTACCCCAAATTCCTGTTACCTCCGTTCAACATGAGCTGTAACAACCTGAGTGCTTTGAACAATATCAATGGCATCAACAATTTCAATCTCTTCCCAAGGATGTATCCTCTTTACGGCAACCTGCTCAGCGGGGGCAGCCTTTCCCACCACATGTTGACCCCCACCACGCTCCCCAGTTCGTTGCCCAGTGAAGGAGGCCGTCGAGTGCTGCAGCCTGATCATCCAAGAGACTTCCTCATACCCGCCCCCAACAGTGCCTTCTCCATCACGGGCGCTGCTGCCAGCATGAAGGAcaagccctgcagccccaccaGCGGCTCCCCCACAGCTGGTACAGCAGCCAGTTCAGAACACATAATGCAACCTAAACCTACCTCAGTGGTGTTGGCTGCCACCGGCGGTGAAGAAGCCATGAATCTCATTAAAAGTAAGAGGAATGTGACTGGTTACAAAACCCTCCCGTACCCGCTGAAGAAGCAGAACGGGAAGATCAAGTACGAATGCAACGTTTGCTCCAAGACCTTTGGCCAGCTCTCCAATCTGAAG GTGCACCTCCGAGTACACAGCGGAGAGAGACCGTTCAAATGCCAGACTTGCAACAAAGGCTTCACGCAGCTGGCTCACCTCCAGAAGCACTATCTGGTACACACGGGAGAAAAACCCCACGAGTGTCAG GTTTGTCACAAGCGATTCAGCAGCACCAGCAATCTCAAAACCCACCTGCGGCTCCACTCTGGAGAGAAGCCTTACCAGTGCAAGCTCTGCCCGGCCAAATTCACCCAGTTCGTGCACCTGAAGCTGCACAAGCGTCTCCACACTCGGGAGCGTCCCCATAAATGCATCCACTGCCACAAGAGCTACATTCACCTCTGCAGCCTCCAAGTCCACCTGAAGGGCAACTGCCCCGTTGCCCCTGCCTCCGGGCTCTCCATGGAGGACCTGAACCGAATCAACGAGGAGATCGAGAAGTTCGACATCAGTGACAATGCCGACAAGTTGGAAGAAGTGGAGGACAATATCGACTTGACATCGATTGTGGAGAAGGATATACTGACCGTGCTCAGGAGGGAAATGGAAGGAGCAAACCTGAAAGCATCCCTGCAGAGGAACCTGGGAAACGGACTTCTCTCCTCAGGATGCAACCTTTACGAGTCGTCAGATATGTCCATTATGAAGTTGCCTCATGGTCACCCACTACCTCTGTTACCTGTAAAGGtcaagaaagaaacagttgAACCAATGGACCCTTAA